In Risungbinella massiliensis, a single window of DNA contains:
- the cotE gene encoding outer spore coat protein CotE, whose translation MKRSSLDYRQVLTRAVCGRGRKFSQATHAVKPPEQIQSILGAWVINHSFDSTRVGEAIEIRGSYDINIWYSCKGNTKTDVLKETVRYIDQVPLSYYDRQTREGSSVVNAQCTQVPNCVEATISPSGDAIYVRVEKEFAVEMVGETKVCVAVYPVEMAEMDDKEILFAEEEETEEYDELDPDLIIDDLED comes from the coding sequence ATGAAACGATCTTCCTTAGATTATCGCCAAGTATTAACCCGCGCAGTATGCGGAAGAGGACGTAAGTTTTCACAAGCAACCCATGCCGTGAAACCACCAGAGCAAATTCAAAGTATTTTGGGGGCTTGGGTAATTAATCATTCATTTGACAGTACCCGAGTTGGTGAGGCCATCGAGATTCGTGGCAGCTACGATATTAATATTTGGTATTCTTGTAAAGGAAATACCAAGACTGATGTTCTCAAAGAGACAGTTCGTTATATCGATCAAGTGCCGCTTAGTTACTATGATCGTCAAACACGAGAAGGATCTTCTGTTGTAAATGCACAATGTACTCAAGTACCCAATTGTGTGGAAGCTACTATTTCTCCTAGTGGCGATGCTATCTATGTACGGGTAGAGAAAGAATTCGCAGTCGAAATGGTGGGCGAAACCAAAGTCTGCGTAGCTGTCTACCCAGTTGAGATGGCAGAAATGGATGACAAAGAAATTTTATTTGCAGAAGAAGAAGAGACAGAAGAATATGATGAACTAGATCCAGATCTTATTATCGACGACCTCGAAGACTAA
- a CDS encoding YlbF family regulator, with the protein MTISTIPSKVLVTAHQFALKLQNSAEIERFRLAEQQVDQSLSVQNLIQTIKKKQKELVHAKHYQKTEYRKCIEQELDQLNKKLDNLPIVREYQQSQVEVNEIIQTIQQILADAISEKIEVEAGGEIVSGCGSGGPCGCR; encoded by the coding sequence TTGACAATTAGTACAATTCCTTCCAAAGTGCTAGTTACTGCCCATCAGTTTGCACTCAAGTTACAAAACAGTGCAGAGATCGAGCGATTTCGATTAGCGGAACAACAAGTAGATCAAAGTCTTTCTGTACAAAATTTGATTCAAACAATCAAGAAAAAGCAAAAAGAATTGGTTCACGCCAAGCATTATCAAAAGACGGAATATCGTAAGTGCATAGAACAAGAGCTAGATCAGCTAAATAAAAAGTTAGATAATCTGCCGATTGTAAGAGAGTATCAACAGTCACAAGTGGAAGTTAATGAGATTATACAAACCATCCAACAGATTCTAGCCGATGCCATCTCTGAAAAAATTGAAGTGGAGGCCGGTGGAGAAATAGTCAGTGGATGTGGAAGTGGTGGGCCATGCGGTTGCCGCTAA
- the miaB gene encoding tRNA (N6-isopentenyl adenosine(37)-C2)-methylthiotransferase MiaB — MSQEKDYSRYFTAPDLKQAKKRGKESIQVLQFNEIPPEMQQVGVGQKYMIQTYGCQMNEHDSETMAGILEQMGYEETTETSEADVILLNTCAIRENAEDKVFGGLGRLKALKLEKPNLVLGVCGCMSQEESVVNRILKSYQHVDMIFGTHNIHRLPHLLQNALYSKEMVIEVWSKEGDVIENLPKKRSDGLRAWVNIMYGCDKFCTYCIVPYTRGKERSRRPEDVLQEIRDLARLGYKEVTLLGQNVNAYGKDFEDMEYRFGDLMDDVRKIGIPRVRFTTSHPRDFDDHLVEVLGKGGNLVEHIHLPVQSGSSEVLKLMARKYDRERYLELVGKLKKAVPNVVLTTDIIVGFPGETDEQFEETLSLVKEVEYDSAFTFIYSPREGTPAAKMQDDVPMEVKKERLQRLNDALNEISLRKNEALRGQVVEVLVEGESKKNAEVLSGRTRTNKLVHFRGSKDLIGKMVQVKIEAPQTWILKGVLVDEEQSATPVA, encoded by the coding sequence ATGAGCCAAGAGAAAGACTACTCTCGCTATTTTACCGCTCCTGATTTGAAGCAAGCGAAAAAGCGGGGAAAAGAGTCCATCCAGGTATTACAGTTCAACGAGATACCGCCTGAAATGCAACAAGTTGGTGTAGGGCAAAAGTACATGATTCAAACGTATGGCTGTCAAATGAATGAACATGACAGTGAAACGATGGCTGGGATCTTGGAACAGATGGGTTACGAAGAAACAACAGAAACAAGTGAAGCAGATGTGATCTTGCTTAACACATGTGCAATCCGTGAAAATGCGGAGGATAAGGTGTTTGGTGGGTTAGGTAGATTAAAAGCGTTAAAGCTGGAAAAACCCAACTTAGTATTAGGAGTCTGTGGATGTATGTCGCAAGAAGAATCAGTGGTCAATCGAATTCTCAAAAGTTATCAGCATGTAGATATGATTTTTGGGACTCATAATATTCATCGTTTGCCTCATCTTCTACAAAATGCCCTCTATAGCAAAGAAATGGTAATTGAAGTTTGGTCCAAAGAGGGAGATGTAATCGAAAATCTTCCTAAAAAACGATCAGATGGGCTTCGAGCTTGGGTTAATATTATGTATGGTTGCGACAAGTTCTGCACCTATTGCATTGTACCTTACACTCGTGGTAAAGAGCGTAGCCGTCGTCCAGAAGATGTTCTTCAGGAAATTCGTGATTTAGCAAGACTTGGTTATAAGGAAGTAACACTCCTTGGACAAAATGTAAATGCTTATGGAAAAGATTTTGAGGATATGGAATACCGTTTTGGGGATCTGATGGATGACGTTCGTAAGATCGGTATTCCACGAGTTCGCTTTACTACGAGTCATCCTAGAGATTTTGATGACCATTTGGTAGAAGTTCTAGGCAAAGGTGGAAATCTTGTTGAACATATTCACTTGCCAGTACAATCTGGAAGCAGTGAAGTGCTCAAATTGATGGCTCGTAAGTATGATCGGGAACGTTATCTAGAGTTGGTAGGCAAACTGAAAAAAGCGGTTCCGAATGTGGTACTCACGACCGATATCATTGTTGGTTTCCCAGGAGAGACAGATGAGCAGTTTGAAGAGACTCTCTCTTTAGTAAAAGAGGTGGAGTATGATTCAGCCTTTACCTTTATTTATTCACCGCGTGAAGGAACGCCTGCAGCTAAGATGCAGGATGATGTTCCGATGGAAGTGAAAAAAGAACGTCTTCAACGCTTAAATGACGCATTAAACGAGATCAGTTTGCGAAAAAATGAAGCTCTTCGTGGGCAAGTGGTGGAAGTCCTCGTAGAAGGAGAGAGCAAAAAGAATGCAGAAGTGCTCTCTGGACGGACTCGGACGAACAAACTTGTTCATTTCCGAGGTTCCAAAGACCTGATTGGTAAAATGGTGCAAGTAAAAATTGAAGCACCTCAAACATGGATCTTAAAAGGAGTGTTAGTAGACGAAGAACAGTCTGCTACACCAGTTGCTTAG
- a CDS encoding SdpI family protein: MWKSNWNRFSFGIALTQIFVTLFFFSQLPDQVPMHWGIGGEVDRYGSKGEFLALSFLPIGVFFLIHLLPKLDPRKQSYQQHKKAYTITNAAVVIFLAVINFLVLSDILGWNIPLLPTMFVLLTILFLVIGNYLTQARPNFFFGIRTPWTLSSSEVWRKTHRMAGYLYIPCALLFLLPIWLKVAWVHFIPIIGIIALMIFLYLYSYLLYQKERGK; the protein is encoded by the coding sequence ATGTGGAAAAGTAATTGGAACCGTTTTTCTTTTGGTATCGCATTAACGCAGATTTTTGTTACCTTATTTTTTTTCTCGCAACTTCCTGACCAAGTCCCGATGCATTGGGGGATTGGTGGAGAAGTGGATCGTTATGGATCTAAAGGAGAATTCCTTGCCCTTTCCTTTTTACCGATTGGCGTGTTTTTTCTTATTCATTTACTTCCTAAATTGGATCCGCGAAAGCAATCCTACCAACAACATAAAAAGGCATATACCATTACTAATGCAGCAGTAGTTATCTTTTTAGCAGTCATCAATTTTTTGGTTCTTAGCGATATCTTAGGTTGGAATATTCCTTTATTACCCACGATGTTTGTATTGTTGACCATTTTGTTTCTGGTGATCGGAAATTATCTCACACAGGCCCGTCCCAATTTTTTCTTTGGGATCCGAACTCCATGGACACTTTCTTCTTCTGAGGTATGGCGTAAAACGCATCGAATGGCAGGATATTTGTATATTCCATGTGCCCTGTTGTTTTTATTACCTATTTGGTTGAAAGTAGCTTGGGTTCATTTTATTCCTATTATTGGGATCATTGCGTTAATGATATTTCTCTATCTATATTCCTATCTTCTCTATCAAAAGGAAAGAGGGAAATAG
- a CDS encoding autorepressor SdpR family transcription factor encodes MNQVFKALADPTRRMILDLLRVKDRSAGEIAEHFEMSKPSVSNHLNILKNAELVLVEKRGQFMIYSLNTTVFQDVIQWLMEVRDRSED; translated from the coding sequence GTGAACCAGGTATTTAAAGCACTAGCTGACCCTACACGTCGAATGATTTTGGATCTTCTTCGAGTAAAAGATCGTAGTGCAGGGGAGATCGCTGAGCATTTTGAGATGAGTAAGCCTTCTGTTAGCAACCACTTAAATATTTTAAAGAATGCTGAGTTAGTCCTAGTGGAGAAGAGAGGGCAGTTCATGATTTATTCCCTTAACACAACGGTGTTCCAAGACGTAATTCAATGGCTTATGGAAGTACGAGATAGGAGTGAAGATTAA
- a CDS encoding NAD(P)/FAD-dependent oxidoreductase, which produces MVQYFDVIVVGARCAGATLAIRLGNAGHRVLLLDQGNFPSDTLSTHAIFNNTVWELKDLGIFPLIPELDAPPVRNVLLQFEDVKIEGSLPPIKGEEDSYCIRRSYLDQAAIQKASEIPNVTIYTKVRVKDLLWDEDRVVGVKTKDALGQQQEYHSKWVVGADGRNSTVRKKLKLKPLIDVPTDFACYFTYIEGLEAKSEPTFEVYRIYDRTLVIFPTNHHQHVVFVAFPLANRLWIKEFGHNSKSALWDFLKTQFVEIKFNNRLHNAKIVEKIRGLTGFSNHWFSGIGKGWALVGDAVIFKDPALAQGIHDAIYAGKILQPILEKAMQTDEIDETQLDRLYQEQLQAKFRERFELGIALTKNNLMSAEQKLFQQTISQYPEAVEKFLGFYNYANNMDAVTQIVRSIIEQAQIK; this is translated from the coding sequence TTGGTTCAGTATTTTGATGTTATTGTAGTAGGGGCGCGTTGTGCTGGTGCTACACTGGCGATACGACTAGGGAATGCAGGTCATCGGGTGTTGCTTTTGGATCAAGGTAATTTTCCTAGCGATACTCTGTCTACTCACGCGATTTTCAATAATACTGTTTGGGAGCTGAAGGATTTAGGTATTTTTCCACTTATTCCAGAATTAGATGCTCCACCAGTTCGGAATGTTCTATTACAATTCGAGGATGTAAAAATAGAAGGTTCGTTACCACCTATTAAAGGTGAGGAAGATAGTTATTGCATACGTAGAAGCTACTTAGACCAAGCAGCTATACAAAAGGCGAGTGAGATTCCTAATGTAACGATTTACACAAAAGTACGTGTCAAAGATCTATTATGGGATGAGGATCGAGTAGTGGGAGTAAAGACAAAAGATGCCTTGGGACAACAACAAGAGTATCATTCGAAGTGGGTAGTTGGGGCAGATGGACGCAATTCTACTGTTCGCAAGAAATTGAAATTAAAGCCACTTATTGATGTACCAACCGACTTTGCCTGTTATTTTACATACATAGAAGGATTAGAAGCGAAAAGTGAGCCAACATTTGAAGTGTATCGAATTTACGATCGCACCTTAGTCATTTTTCCGACCAATCATCACCAACATGTTGTTTTTGTTGCCTTTCCGCTAGCCAATCGACTCTGGATAAAAGAATTTGGACATAATTCCAAAAGTGCACTATGGGACTTTTTAAAGACGCAATTTGTGGAAATAAAATTTAATAATCGACTTCATAATGCCAAAATAGTAGAGAAGATTCGAGGGTTAACTGGTTTTTCCAATCATTGGTTTTCGGGGATTGGAAAGGGGTGGGCATTAGTTGGAGACGCTGTCATTTTTAAAGATCCAGCACTAGCACAAGGGATCCATGATGCGATCTATGCAGGGAAAATATTGCAACCGATATTAGAAAAAGCAATGCAGACAGATGAAATAGACGAAACTCAGCTGGACCGACTTTATCAGGAGCAGCTCCAAGCAAAGTTTCGTGAACGATTTGAACTAGGGATTGCACTTACGAAGAATAATCTAATGAGTGCTGAACAAAAACTATTCCAGCAAACGATAAGCCAATACCCAGAAGCAGTGGAGAAGTTTTTAGGTTTTTATAATTATGCCAATAATATGGATGCAGTGACACAGATAGTCCGTTCGATTATCGAACAAGCACAAATAAAATAA
- a CDS encoding cation:dicarboxylate symporter family transporter: MKKIKIGLAWQILIGMILGIIVGAIFFKNPHVETYLQPIGTIFLRLIKMIVIPIVISSIIIGVAGVGDMKKLGKLGGKTLLYFEIITTIAIIVGLLVANVFTPGVGVDRSQLQQSDISSYVDTESETHEKGMAETFIHIVPDNLFKALAEGDMLAVIFFSVLFGLGVAAIGERGKPVIGFFQGVADTMFYITNQIMKFAPFGVFALMGVTIAKFGLESLIPLGKLVILVYASMIFFVVVVLGLTAKLFGINIFHIFKILKDELILAYSTSSSETVLPKIMEKMERFGAPKGITSFVVPTGYSFNLDGSTLYQAIAALFVAQMYGIDMPLDKQILLVLTLMVTSKGIAGVPGVSFVVLLATFKPLGLPVEGLAFIVGADRLMDMARTVVNVVGNSLAAVVMAKWEKQYDEEKGKAYLAEISNKKAQQAS, encoded by the coding sequence ATGAAGAAAATTAAAATTGGACTAGCTTGGCAGATTTTGATCGGAATGATTCTCGGTATTATTGTAGGCGCTATCTTTTTTAAGAATCCGCACGTAGAAACGTATCTACAACCGATCGGAACTATTTTCCTTCGCCTCATTAAAATGATTGTAATCCCAATCGTCATCTCCAGTATTATCATCGGGGTAGCTGGTGTTGGTGATATGAAAAAGCTTGGAAAACTTGGTGGGAAAACCCTTCTTTACTTTGAAATCATTACAACAATTGCGATCATTGTTGGTCTCTTAGTTGCAAACGTATTCACACCAGGGGTGGGAGTGGATCGTTCACAACTACAACAGTCTGACATCAGTAGCTATGTAGATACTGAGTCAGAGACTCATGAAAAAGGAATGGCAGAGACCTTTATCCATATCGTTCCTGATAACCTCTTTAAAGCGTTAGCAGAAGGCGACATGCTGGCCGTCATCTTCTTCTCCGTTCTATTTGGGCTTGGGGTAGCTGCAATCGGGGAACGCGGGAAACCAGTTATTGGCTTCTTCCAAGGCGTCGCTGATACGATGTTCTATATTACCAACCAGATCATGAAATTTGCACCTTTCGGGGTTTTTGCTTTGATGGGTGTTACCATCGCCAAATTTGGGCTCGAATCGCTCATTCCACTTGGAAAATTAGTAATTCTAGTATATGCTTCCATGATTTTCTTTGTAGTGGTTGTACTAGGGCTTACTGCTAAATTATTTGGCATCAACATCTTCCATATCTTTAAGATCCTGAAAGATGAGCTAATCTTGGCTTACTCGACTTCTAGTTCGGAAACCGTACTACCAAAAATCATGGAAAAGATGGAGCGCTTTGGTGCACCGAAGGGAATTACTTCCTTCGTAGTCCCAACTGGTTACTCCTTTAACTTAGATGGTTCCACTCTTTACCAAGCAATCGCAGCACTATTCGTTGCACAAATGTATGGAATCGACATGCCACTCGATAAACAAATTCTATTAGTTCTAACCCTGATGGTTACATCCAAAGGAATCGCAGGGGTACCAGGTGTCTCCTTCGTAGTATTGCTCGCTACCTTCAAACCACTCGGTCTTCCAGTAGAAGGTCTTGCCTTCATCGTTGGTGCAGACCGTCTCATGGATATGGCTCGCACCGTGGTAAACGTAGTTGGTAACTCTCTCGCTGCTGTTGTTATGGCAAAATGGGAGAAACAATATGATGAAGAAAAAGGAAAAGCATATCTCGCAGAAATTAGTAACAAAAAGGCACAACAAGCATCTTAA
- a CDS encoding phage holin family protein produces the protein MLSTILRFLVATLVLIVTAALTPGFRIGNFFSAMIAAILIALIGWAVESMTQDKISPFAKGGIGFITSAIILYLVQFIVPGFRITLFGTLIASLIIAFFNLFLPTTRRKLTT, from the coding sequence ATGCTCTCAACTATTCTTCGCTTTCTTGTGGCAACACTTGTTTTAATTGTTACTGCTGCCTTAACCCCTGGTTTCCGCATTGGTAATTTTTTCTCTGCCATGATTGCAGCCATCCTAATCGCTTTAATAGGATGGGCAGTGGAAAGTATGACCCAAGATAAGATTTCCCCTTTTGCTAAAGGCGGGATTGGATTTATTACCAGTGCTATCATTCTTTACTTGGTACAGTTTATCGTACCAGGCTTTAGAATTACACTGTTTGGAACACTTATTGCTTCTTTAATCATTGCTTTCTTTAATCTGTTTCTTCCAACGACGAGGAGAAAACTGACTACCTAA
- a CDS encoding metal-sensitive transcriptional regulator has product MIYDDDVKKRLRRIEGQVRGVLRMMEEQKDCKEVISQLSAIRSASDRTISYILTHNLEQCLREEFQKGEAADTKKILKEAMDLMVRSR; this is encoded by the coding sequence ATGATTTATGATGATGATGTAAAAAAACGTTTGCGCCGGATTGAGGGACAAGTTCGTGGTGTTCTTCGGATGATGGAGGAACAGAAAGATTGTAAAGAAGTCATCTCTCAACTATCTGCTATTCGTTCTGCTTCAGATCGAACGATTAGCTATATTTTAACTCATAATTTAGAGCAGTGTTTACGTGAAGAATTTCAAAAAGGTGAGGCAGCTGACACGAAAAAAATCTTAAAAGAAGCGATGGATTTAATGGTACGTAGTAGATAA
- a CDS encoding sulfite exporter TauE/SafE family protein — translation MDISFIVLLFLIGFIGSFLSGMVGIGGSIIKYPLLFYIPPIFGFVAFTAHEVSGISAIQVFFSTISGVFVYRRGGYLNKALILYMGSSILIGSFLGGYGSKLLDEGQINLVYGVLALSASILMFLPKKGLDEIPLDQVKFNGILAIILSFIVGLASGIVGAAGAFILVPIMLVVLKIPTRMTIATSLAITFISSIGSTVGKAMTGQVLLIPSIIMVVASIIASPLGGQFGKKVNTKVLQRLLAILIVVTVVKIWMGIFGKTSF, via the coding sequence ATGGATATATCATTTATCGTTCTTCTCTTTTTAATTGGGTTTATTGGCTCCTTCCTTTCTGGAATGGTTGGAATTGGAGGATCCATCATTAAATATCCATTGTTATTTTATATTCCTCCCATTTTTGGTTTTGTAGCTTTTACAGCTCATGAAGTATCTGGAATTAGTGCAATACAAGTTTTCTTTTCTACAATCAGTGGGGTATTTGTATATCGCAGAGGAGGCTATCTCAATAAAGCTCTAATATTGTATATGGGTAGCAGTATTCTTATTGGTAGTTTTCTAGGCGGATATGGATCCAAACTTCTAGATGAGGGACAAATTAATTTAGTTTATGGGGTTCTTGCTCTATCTGCTTCCATCTTGATGTTTTTACCAAAAAAAGGTTTGGATGAGATTCCATTGGACCAAGTGAAGTTTAATGGGATATTGGCTATTATTTTATCGTTTATCGTTGGTCTAGCTTCAGGAATAGTTGGAGCAGCAGGTGCTTTTATCTTAGTGCCAATTATGTTGGTTGTATTGAAAATCCCAACTCGGATGACAATTGCTACTTCTTTGGCAATCACTTTTATCTCCTCGATTGGTTCAACAGTGGGGAAAGCAATGACAGGTCAAGTATTGTTGATCCCGTCCATTATTATGGTTGTAGCTAGTATTATTGCTTCTCCACTTGGGGGACAATTCGGGAAAAAAGTGAACACAAAAGTATTGCAACGATTGTTAGCTATATTAATTGTGGTTACTGTTGTTAAAATTTGGATGGGCATCTTTGGGAAAACCTCCTTTTGA
- a CDS encoding DsrE/DsrF/DrsH-like family protein, with translation MENNKSTLIVFSGDLDKAIASFIIGTGAAAIGNQVTMFFTFWGLNILRKEQYIPVEKTFIDKMFAKMLPRGPEKLGISKMNFGGLGARMMKYTMKKKNIVTLQELMEMAQELDIKMVACMMSMDVLGIKKEELINGLEYAGVASYLAEANEANINLFV, from the coding sequence ATGGAGAATAACAAATCGACTTTAATTGTATTTAGTGGAGATCTAGATAAAGCGATTGCTAGCTTTATTATTGGTACAGGTGCAGCAGCGATAGGAAATCAAGTAACGATGTTTTTTACCTTCTGGGGGTTAAATATTTTGCGTAAAGAGCAATATATACCAGTTGAAAAAACTTTTATAGATAAAATGTTCGCTAAAATGCTTCCCCGTGGTCCTGAAAAACTTGGTATCTCTAAAATGAATTTTGGTGGTTTGGGCGCTAGAATGATGAAATATACAATGAAAAAGAAAAATATCGTTACACTGCAAGAACTCATGGAAATGGCTCAAGAATTAGATATTAAAATGGTAGCTTGTATGATGTCGATGGATGTATTGGGAATCAAAAAGGAAGAGCTAATTAATGGGCTTGAGTATGCAGGAGTAGCTTCTTATCTAGCAGAAGCTAATGAGGCAAACATCAACTTGTTTGTTTAA
- a CDS encoding sulfurtransferase TusA family protein, translating into MKIDKVLDAKGLSCPLPVVRSKKAMDTLATGEILELHTTDQGAKNDIPAWATTAGHKVIKQVEEDGIDKFWIQKG; encoded by the coding sequence ATGAAAATAGATAAAGTGTTAGATGCAAAAGGGCTTTCATGCCCATTACCAGTGGTTCGTAGCAAAAAGGCAATGGATACTCTTGCAACTGGAGAAATATTAGAGCTTCATACTACTGACCAAGGTGCAAAGAATGATATTCCAGCATGGGCAACAACAGCTGGTCATAAAGTAATCAAGCAAGTAGAAGAGGACGGTATTGATAAGTTTTGGATTCAAAAAGGATAA
- a CDS encoding MBL fold metallo-hydrolase yields MMVKMMTPKDVAEKVIHGEIFILDVRNNEDYHNWKIEGQKVESINIPYFDLIDGVEPVLEQLPKDKRDILVVCAKEGSSIFVAEQLADAGVEEVYYLQGGMKRWSEYLHPVKIGDLQNGGSVYQFNRLGKGCLSYLIESDGEAAIIDMVRITETLEQFAKEQGISIKYLIDTHLHADHISGGRKLAEKVGAIYYLPPKDATEVTFDYEPLVEGNQITVGNTQIRIQALYSPGHTIGSTSLVIDDQYLLSGDILFVDSIGRPDLAGLAEDWVGDLHQTLYQLYKELSPELMVLPAHFGNMSELDDKGGVLAKLGDLYETNLGFQVEDKATFCRMVTKNLPPQPNAYHEIRQINMGKISPSEEEQREMEIGPNRCAVHN; encoded by the coding sequence ATCATGGTGAAAATGATGACGCCCAAAGATGTGGCGGAGAAAGTGATTCATGGGGAGATATTTATTTTAGATGTGCGGAATAACGAAGATTATCACAATTGGAAAATAGAAGGACAAAAAGTGGAATCGATCAATATTCCTTATTTTGATCTGATTGATGGCGTTGAACCAGTATTAGAACAGCTACCGAAAGATAAGCGAGACATCCTCGTTGTTTGTGCGAAAGAAGGATCTTCGATCTTTGTCGCAGAGCAATTAGCTGATGCAGGCGTCGAGGAAGTGTATTACTTGCAAGGTGGAATGAAAAGATGGAGTGAATATTTGCATCCGGTAAAAATCGGAGATTTACAAAATGGAGGAAGTGTTTATCAGTTTAATCGATTAGGAAAAGGATGCCTTTCTTACTTAATAGAGTCAGATGGAGAAGCTGCCATTATTGATATGGTTAGAATCACAGAGACTCTCGAGCAGTTCGCAAAAGAGCAAGGAATTTCGATTAAATATCTGATTGATACACATCTCCATGCTGATCATATCTCGGGTGGGCGTAAGTTAGCAGAGAAGGTAGGAGCTATCTATTATTTACCACCTAAGGATGCAACAGAAGTCACTTTCGACTATGAGCCATTAGTGGAAGGAAATCAAATTACAGTAGGTAATACCCAAATCCGTATACAAGCACTCTATTCTCCTGGTCATACCATTGGAAGTACTTCCTTAGTGATAGATGATCAATATCTACTATCTGGAGATATTTTGTTTGTAGATTCCATCGGTCGTCCTGACTTAGCAGGATTAGCAGAAGATTGGGTAGGAGATCTGCACCAAACACTCTATCAGTTGTACAAAGAGCTTTCACCTGAGCTTATGGTTCTTCCAGCCCATTTTGGAAACATGAGTGAGCTGGATGATAAGGGAGGTGTATTGGCCAAATTAGGAGATCTATATGAGACCAACTTAGGGTTTCAAGTGGAAGATAAAGCAACATTTTGTCGAATGGTAACAAAAAATCTTCCACCACAACCGAATGCATATCACGAGATCCGGCAAATAAATATGGGGAAAATTAGCCCATCTGAAGAGGAACAACGCGAGATGGAGATTGGTCCAAATCGTTGTGCCGTTCATAATTAA
- a CDS encoding sulfurtransferase TusA family protein, giving the protein MTIQVDFQLDCKGLSCPMPVVRTKKAIDQLEPGQVLEVQATDLGSLADIQGWAKSTGHHYLGTEFEDEVMKHYLRKASASESKKERAHSNVIQNEDFQKVLENGSDFVLLDVREPAEYAFDHIHGAISIPFGRLEDQLDDLKRDQVIYVICRTGKRSDQAAQLLTKYGFSNVINIIPGMSKWSVEKTV; this is encoded by the coding sequence TTGACTATTCAAGTGGATTTTCAACTAGATTGCAAAGGGCTTTCATGTCCAATGCCCGTTGTTCGTACAAAAAAAGCAATAGATCAGCTCGAACCTGGTCAAGTTTTGGAAGTTCAAGCCACAGATCTTGGTTCATTGGCTGATATTCAAGGATGGGCTAAAAGTACAGGGCATCACTATCTAGGCACTGAATTCGAGGATGAAGTGATGAAGCACTATTTACGAAAAGCAAGTGCTTCCGAGTCAAAAAAAGAAAGAGCACATTCGAATGTAATACAAAATGAAGACTTTCAAAAGGTGCTAGAAAATGGTAGTGATTTTGTCTTATTGGATGTGCGTGAACCTGCAGAATATGCATTTGATCATATTCATGGAGCTATTTCCATACCGTTCGGTAGATTAGAAGATCAGCTTGATGATCTTAAAAGAGATCAAGTAATCTACGTTATTTGTCGTACTGGAAAGAGGAGTGATCAAGCGGCTCAATTACTGACGAAATATGGATTTTCTAATGTGATAAATATTATACCTGGTATGTCTAAATGGTCAGTAGAGAAAACAGTATAG
- a CDS encoding GNAT family N-acetyltransferase, with the protein MEIKVDDLTGSEIKELIGEHLRGMTLHSPPESIHALDLEALRRPEITFWSGWEQGELVGCGALKELEEQHGEIKSMRTSSSHLRKGVARRLLQHIIEEAKRRGYHRLSLETGSMDAFEPARKLYTSFGFQYCKPFSDYMEDPNSVFMTKEL; encoded by the coding sequence ATGGAAATTAAAGTAGACGATTTAACTGGATCAGAAATAAAGGAATTGATCGGAGAGCATCTTCGAGGTATGACATTACATTCCCCACCAGAAAGTATCCATGCACTAGATCTTGAGGCATTACGAAGACCAGAAATTACTTTCTGGAGTGGATGGGAGCAAGGGGAACTAGTTGGTTGTGGGGCACTGAAAGAACTTGAAGAACAACATGGAGAGATAAAATCGATGCGAACTTCTTCCTCACATCTACGAAAGGGAGTTGCTAGGCGACTCCTTCAACACATAATAGAAGAAGCCAAGCGACGTGGCTATCATCGGCTGAGTTTGGAAACGGGCTCCATGGACGCTTTTGAACCAGCTAGAAAGCTATATACTAGTTTTGGGTTTCAATATTGTAAGCCGTTTTCAGATTACATGGAGGACCCAAATAGTGTATTTATGACAAAAGAATTATAG